Proteins found in one Thalassomonas actiniarum genomic segment:
- a CDS encoding MFS transporter, which translates to MSVTGLNKIEKKAAFSLAAVFGLRMLGLFMILPVFAVYGTQLAGYSPVWLGLAIGAYGLTQAMLQIPMGILSDKFGRKPVILAGLLVFLLGSIVAAMSDTIYGVVFGRALQGMGAIASAVLALAADLSREEQRPKVMATIGMFIGLSFTVAMVFGPIVAQLFGLSGLFWFTAALTVLAMLMIQFMVPQSVHKAPRGDNVAVTGQLNSLFRHGQLSRLNIGVFVLHMALTACFVTLPKQLIDSGLALEQHWQLYLPALLGSFFFMVPFMIIAIKKQKEKQMFVAAVALLTLSLLLFWYLPSSFVVLATLIVLFFIAFNYLEATMPSILSRLAPAGVKGSAMGIYSSSQFLGAFAGGLIGGAVSTAYGEQSIFLVMAVLSLLWVVAAMGMKPLKKSKSYSFATNIASEEEADEVAELLINMPGVIEATLVHSEAVAYLKVDEKQVDLKDVKALLNRAGSVS; encoded by the coding sequence ATGAGTGTTACAGGTTTAAACAAGATAGAGAAAAAAGCCGCTTTTTCCCTGGCCGCGGTTTTTGGCTTACGCATGCTCGGCTTATTTATGATTTTGCCGGTTTTTGCCGTTTACGGTACTCAGCTGGCCGGCTACAGTCCGGTATGGCTGGGGCTGGCGATAGGGGCTTATGGTTTAACCCAGGCGATGTTGCAAATTCCCATGGGCATCTTATCGGATAAATTTGGCCGTAAACCTGTGATCCTGGCCGGGCTATTGGTGTTTTTGCTAGGCAGTATTGTCGCCGCTATGTCTGATACCATCTATGGTGTTGTTTTTGGCCGGGCGCTGCAGGGCATGGGGGCGATTGCCAGTGCGGTATTGGCGCTGGCCGCCGACTTAAGCCGGGAAGAGCAGCGGCCTAAGGTGATGGCCACCATAGGCATGTTTATCGGGTTATCTTTTACCGTCGCTATGGTGTTTGGCCCGATAGTGGCGCAATTGTTTGGCTTAAGCGGCCTGTTCTGGTTCACCGCTGCGCTGACCGTATTGGCGATGCTGATGATCCAGTTTATGGTGCCCCAGTCGGTGCATAAGGCGCCGCGGGGGGATAATGTCGCCGTAACCGGGCAGCTCAATAGCCTGTTCCGTCACGGGCAGTTATCCCGCCTTAATATCGGGGTGTTTGTGTTGCATATGGCGCTCACCGCCTGTTTTGTTACCTTGCCCAAACAGTTGATAGATTCCGGTTTGGCGCTTGAGCAGCACTGGCAATTGTATTTGCCTGCCTTGTTGGGTTCTTTTTTCTTTATGGTGCCCTTTATGATAATTGCCATTAAGAAACAAAAAGAAAAACAAATGTTTGTTGCCGCGGTTGCCCTACTGACCTTGTCTTTACTCTTGTTCTGGTACCTGCCGTCGAGTTTTGTCGTGCTGGCCACCCTGATCGTCTTGTTTTTTATCGCCTTTAATTATCTGGAAGCGACTATGCCGTCGATCTTATCCCGCCTGGCGCCCGCCGGCGTAAAAGGCAGTGCGATGGGCATATACTCCAGCAGCCAGTTTTTGGGGGCGTTTGCCGGTGGTTTGATCGGCGGTGCGGTATCAACCGCTTATGGCGAGCAAAGTATCTTTTTGGTGATGGCTGTGCTCAGCCTGCTGTGGGTTGTTGCGGCTATGGGCATGAAACCGTTGAAAAAATCAAAAAGTTACAGTTTTGCCACCAATATTGCCTCTGAAGAGGAAGCCGATGAAGTGGCGGAATTGCTGATCAATATGCCCGGCGTGATTGAAGCGACCCTGGTGCACTCCGAAGCCGTGGCTTATTTAAAAGTGGATGAGAAGCAGGTCGATCTTAAAGATGTGAAAGCCTTGCTTAACAGGGCCGGCAGCGTCTCTTAA
- a CDS encoding fused MFS/spermidine synthase — translation MFTRWQNPLIYSLAFSSGFTIMGIELLGGRILAPFFGSSIHIWGSIITVFMVSLSFGYLLGGKFSTRNASLKRFGIIYLLGGIFILPIALYANEIMQAIFLQIEDSRYGSLLAASALFFLPTVILGMLSPYSVRLLVKNKNESGQVAGILYFVSTLGSALGTITTSFYLVLYLEVNQIIFTFSALLLLLGLIAIAADKIIKNTAISVKEQEVHHV, via the coding sequence ATGTTTACCCGCTGGCAAAACCCCCTGATCTACAGCCTGGCCTTTAGTAGTGGTTTCACTATCATGGGCATAGAACTCCTGGGAGGACGGATCCTGGCGCCCTTTTTCGGCAGCAGCATACATATCTGGGGCAGTATCATTACCGTGTTTATGGTGAGCTTATCCTTCGGTTACCTGCTCGGCGGCAAATTCTCTACCCGCAATGCCTCCCTGAAACGCTTCGGTATCATCTATTTGCTCGGCGGCATCTTTATTTTACCTATCGCCTTATATGCCAATGAGATCATGCAGGCGATTTTCCTGCAGATAGAAGACAGCCGCTACGGCTCGTTATTGGCCGCCAGCGCCTTGTTTTTCCTGCCGACAGTGATCCTCGGCATGTTATCTCCCTATTCGGTACGGCTATTGGTCAAAAATAAAAACGAAAGCGGCCAGGTGGCGGGGATCTTATATTTTGTCTCTACCCTAGGCAGCGCCCTGGGCACAATAACCACTTCCTTTTACCTGGTGCTCTATCTGGAGGTTAACCAGATTATTTTCACCTTCAGTGCCCTGCTGTTGCTGCTGGGACTGATCGCCATTGCCGCCGACAAAATAATCAAAAATACCGCTATCTCAGTAAAAGAACAGGAAGTCCATCATGTTTAA
- the uvrA gene encoding excinuclease ABC subunit UvrA: MRKIEVRGARTHNLKNINLEIPRDKLVVITGLSGSGKSSLAFDTLYAEGQRRYVESLSTYARQFLSLMEKPDVDHIEGLSPAISIEQKSTSHNPRSTVGTITEIYDYLRLLYARVGEPRCPDHHQPLAAQTVSQMVDKVLALEEGTKVMVLAPVLQNRKGEHVKLLDNLAAQGYIRARIDGEVCDLSDPPTLELHKKHTIEVVVDRLKVRDDIQLRLSESFETALALTSGTATVAFMDEPAREELLFSANFACPQCGYSMQELEPRLFSFNNPAGACQTCDGLGMKQFFDPSRVISNPELSLSGGAIRGWDKRNFYYFQMLQALADHYDFALETPFNELDKKVQKLVLYGSGKQDIEFKYMNDRGDVVVRKHPFEGILVNMDRRYRETESNAVREELAKYLNSQHCPECQGSRLRLEARNVFIEDTPLPIVADFAIAEALEFFSQLEFSGQKGQIAEKILKEIKDRLGFLVNVGLNYLNLSRSADTLSGGEAQRIRLASQIGAGLVGVMYVLDEPSIGLHQRDNERLLSTLIHLRDLGNTVIVVEHDEDAIRAADHVIDIGPGAGVHGGEIIADGTMEDIIANKDSLTGKYLSGAEKIDIPARRTPMDKDQQVVLKGASGNNLKNVDLSIPVGLMTCVTGVSGSGKSTLINDTLYKLAHIQLNGATTQEPAPHKSITGLELLDKVIDIDQSPIGRTPRSNPATYTGIFTAIREIFSATQESRSRGYKPGRFSFNVKGGRCEACQGDGLIKVEMHFLPDVYVPCDVCKSKRYNRETLEIRYKGKNIHEVLEMTIEDGLEFFSAIPAVKRKLQTLMDVGLSYIKLGQSATTLSGGEAQRVKLAKELSKRDTGKTLYILDEPTTGLHFHDIKQLLQVIHRLRDHGNTIVVIEHNLDVIKTADWIVDLGPEGGSGGGEILITGTPEQVAEHKQSHTARFLKPLLA; encoded by the coding sequence ATGAGAAAGATAGAAGTTAGGGGCGCCCGTACCCATAACCTGAAAAACATCAATTTGGAAATTCCCCGCGATAAACTCGTGGTGATCACCGGCTTATCCGGCTCGGGTAAATCTTCATTAGCCTTCGATACCCTGTATGCGGAAGGCCAGCGTCGCTATGTAGAATCCCTTTCTACCTATGCCCGCCAATTCCTGTCTCTGATGGAAAAACCCGATGTCGACCATATTGAAGGCTTGTCGCCGGCCATTTCCATCGAACAAAAATCAACTTCCCATAACCCCAGGTCCACCGTAGGTACCATTACCGAAATTTATGATTACCTCAGGCTATTGTATGCGCGAGTCGGTGAGCCCCGCTGTCCGGATCATCACCAGCCGCTGGCGGCACAAACCGTGTCGCAAATGGTGGATAAAGTCCTGGCACTGGAAGAAGGTACCAAAGTTATGGTGCTGGCGCCGGTATTGCAAAACCGTAAGGGTGAACATGTCAAGCTGCTCGATAACCTGGCGGCCCAGGGTTATATCCGGGCCAGAATAGACGGTGAAGTATGCGACCTCTCGGATCCGCCAACCCTGGAGCTGCATAAAAAGCACACCATAGAAGTGGTGGTGGACAGATTAAAGGTGCGCGACGATATCCAGCTGCGCCTGTCCGAGTCTTTCGAAACCGCCCTCGCCCTGACCTCAGGCACCGCCACCGTCGCCTTTATGGATGAGCCGGCACGGGAAGAATTGCTGTTTTCCGCCAATTTCGCCTGTCCGCAATGTGGCTACAGCATGCAGGAGCTCGAACCCAGGTTATTTTCCTTCAACAACCCCGCCGGCGCCTGCCAGACCTGCGACGGCCTGGGCATGAAGCAATTTTTCGACCCTTCACGGGTGATCTCCAACCCCGAGCTCAGCCTGTCCGGCGGCGCCATCCGCGGCTGGGACAAACGCAACTTCTACTATTTCCAGATGTTGCAGGCACTGGCGGATCATTATGATTTCGCCCTGGAAACCCCCTTCAACGAGCTGGATAAGAAAGTCCAGAAGCTGGTGTTATACGGCAGCGGCAAGCAGGATATCGAATTTAAATATATGAATGACCGCGGCGATGTCGTGGTCCGTAAACATCCGTTTGAAGGCATCTTGGTGAATATGGACCGCCGCTACCGGGAAACCGAATCCAACGCGGTGCGTGAAGAACTGGCCAAATACCTCAACAGCCAGCACTGTCCGGAATGTCAGGGCAGCCGCCTGCGCCTGGAAGCACGTAATGTCTTTATTGAAGACACGCCTTTGCCGATTGTCGCAGATTTTGCCATCGCCGAAGCGCTGGAGTTCTTCTCCCAGCTGGAATTTAGCGGCCAAAAAGGCCAGATCGCCGAAAAAATCCTGAAAGAAATCAAGGACAGACTGGGCTTTTTAGTCAATGTCGGTCTTAATTACCTTAACCTGTCCCGCAGTGCCGATACCTTATCCGGCGGTGAAGCCCAGCGTATCCGCCTTGCCAGCCAGATAGGCGCAGGTTTGGTCGGGGTGATGTACGTGCTGGACGAGCCTTCCATCGGCCTGCACCAAAGGGATAACGAACGCCTGCTCAGCACTTTGATCCACTTAAGGGATCTCGGCAATACCGTGATCGTGGTAGAGCACGACGAAGATGCCATCCGGGCGGCGGATCATGTCATTGATATCGGCCCGGGGGCCGGGGTGCACGGCGGTGAAATCATCGCCGACGGCACCATGGAAGATATTATCGCCAACAAGGACTCGTTAACCGGTAAATATCTCTCGGGTGCTGAAAAAATCGATATCCCCGCCAGACGCACGCCCATGGATAAAGATCAGCAGGTGGTGCTTAAAGGCGCCAGCGGCAACAACCTTAAAAATGTCGATCTCAGCATACCGGTCGGCCTGATGACCTGTGTTACCGGGGTCTCAGGCTCAGGCAAGTCAACCTTGATCAATGACACCCTGTACAAGCTGGCCCATATCCAGCTCAACGGGGCCACCACCCAGGAGCCTGCCCCCCATAAAAGCATTACCGGGCTGGAGCTGCTGGACAAGGTGATCGATATCGACCAGAGTCCGATAGGACGTACCCCGAGATCTAACCCCGCCACCTACACCGGTATTTTTACCGCCATCCGGGAAATTTTTTCCGCCACCCAGGAGTCACGCTCCCGGGGTTATAAACCCGGCCGCTTCAGCTTTAACGTCAAAGGCGGCCGCTGCGAGGCCTGTCAGGGGGACGGGTTAATCAAGGTGGAAATGCACTTCCTGCCGGATGTTTACGTGCCCTGCGATGTCTGTAAAAGCAAGCGCTACAACCGTGAAACCCTGGAAATCCGCTATAAAGGGAAAAACATTCATGAAGTGCTGGAAATGACCATAGAAGACGGCCTGGAATTTTTCAGCGCCATTCCCGCGGTCAAACGTAAATTACAAACCCTGATGGATGTAGGCCTCAGTTACATTAAGCTCGGCCAGTCCGCCACCACCTTGTCCGGCGGCGAAGCCCAGCGGGTCAAGCTGGCCAAGGAACTGTCCAAGCGGGATACCGGCAAAACCCTGTATATTCTTGATGAGCCGACCACAGGTTTGCACTTCCATGATATCAAGCAGTTATTGCAGGTGATCCACCGCCTCAGGGATCATGGCAATACCATAGTGGTGATTGAGCATAACCTGGATGTGATCAAAACCGCCGACTGGATCGTCGACTTAGGCCCGGAAGGGGGCTCGGGCGGCGGCGAAATCCTGATCACCGGCACCCCGGAGCAGGTGGCCGAGCACAAGCAGTCGCACACCGCCCGCTTCTTAAAGCCTCTGCTGGCTTAA
- a CDS encoding membrane protein, whose translation MHKQSLIEKIIRHLQTELENAVQAAEKAHLAATDDQSVAETQYDTLAIEAAYLAEGQSRRIVEFQNALAAYQQLELTPYSEKTGIGLGHLIQLDGDMDKAHWFFLGPAAAGYRTQIEEQSITVITPHSPMGQALSGKFIDDDICVALGKGELNDFIAAVD comes from the coding sequence ATGCATAAACAATCCCTGATTGAAAAAATTATCCGCCACCTGCAAACGGAACTGGAAAATGCCGTCCAGGCCGCCGAAAAAGCCCATTTGGCGGCCACCGATGATCAGTCGGTGGCGGAAACCCAATACGATACCCTGGCCATAGAAGCCGCGTACCTGGCAGAAGGCCAGTCCCGCCGCATTGTTGAATTTCAAAATGCCCTGGCCGCCTACCAGCAACTGGAACTGACCCCCTATAGCGAAAAGACCGGCATAGGTTTAGGGCATTTGATACAACTCGACGGTGATATGGACAAAGCACACTGGTTTTTTCTCGGCCCGGCCGCCGCAGGTTACCGCACCCAGATAGAAGAGCAAAGCATTACCGTGATCACGCCACATTCCCCTATGGGTCAGGCATTATCGGGGAAGTTTATCGATGATGATATCTGTGTTGCGCTGGGCAAAGGCGAGTTGAACGATTTTATTGCCGCCGTTGACTAG
- the rluF gene encoding 23S rRNA pseudouridine(2604) synthase RluF, producing the protein MSESGFCSRREADKLIEKNRVTINGKHPELGTKVLPGDTVEVDGKQINASAQNKSDRIYIAYNKPIGITCTTERHVRGNIIDAIRHKERIFPIGRLDKPSEGLIFLTSDGDIVNKILRAENAHDKEYVVTVDKPVSERFIERMSKGVPILGTITQPCQVKMQSRFVFRIILTQGLNRQIRRMCEYLGYEVKKLKRTRIMNVTLEKLRPGQWRDLTAQEMAEINAAVAGSSKTAADTALSKDKAEIRVEVKNELKPKTSGKWRGENKKSRVQDDKNAEKRADNKRQAGKDKGLVKIVNTRKKPSGSTLTLKRPTKPKP; encoded by the coding sequence ATCAGTGAGTCGGGCTTTTGCTCCCGCCGGGAAGCGGATAAGCTGATCGAAAAAAACCGGGTTACCATTAACGGTAAACATCCCGAGTTGGGCACTAAAGTATTACCCGGCGATACCGTAGAAGTGGACGGTAAACAAATTAATGCCAGTGCACAGAACAAATCTGATCGTATCTATATTGCCTACAATAAACCGATAGGCATTACCTGTACCACAGAGCGCCATGTCAGAGGCAATATTATCGATGCCATCCGCCATAAAGAACGTATATTCCCGATAGGCCGTTTGGACAAACCTTCGGAAGGCTTGATTTTCCTTACCAGTGATGGTGATATCGTCAACAAGATCCTGCGGGCGGAAAATGCCCACGACAAGGAATATGTGGTTACCGTTGATAAGCCTGTCAGTGAGCGTTTTATTGAGCGTATGTCAAAAGGGGTGCCTATTCTCGGCACCATTACCCAGCCGTGCCAGGTAAAAATGCAAAGCCGCTTTGTCTTTCGTATTATCCTGACCCAAGGGTTAAACCGGCAGATCCGTCGTATGTGTGAATACCTGGGTTATGAAGTGAAAAAACTAAAACGCACCCGGATCATGAATGTTACCCTGGAAAAACTCAGACCCGGCCAGTGGCGGGATTTGACGGCGCAGGAAATGGCGGAAATCAATGCTGCGGTGGCGGGGTCCAGTAAAACCGCAGCCGATACCGCCTTATCCAAAGATAAAGCCGAGATTCGGGTAGAGGTGAAAAATGAGCTTAAACCGAAAACATCGGGTAAGTGGCGGGGAGAAAATAAAAAGAGCCGGGTCCAGGATGATAAAAATGCAGAGAAAAGAGCCGATAACAAGCGACAAGCAGGCAAAGATAAAGGTTTAGTGAAAATCGTCAATACCCGAAAAAAACCTTCGGGAAGCACTTTAACTTTAAAGCGCCCGACAAAACCTAAGCCTTAG
- a CDS encoding NADPH-dependent 2,4-dienoyl-CoA reductase, whose amino-acid sequence MNNTSPYPNLLAPLDLGFTKIANRSLMGSMHTGLEEEKEGFKKLAAFYEARAKGGVGLIVTGGISPNTRGRLAPFAGEMSKFWHVKKHRLITDAVHKYDTKICMQILHAGRYSYHPFSVAPSKLKAPINPFTPSALSARQIRGTIKDFAYSASLAAKAGYDGVEIMGSEGYLINQFSCAQTNKRTDEWGGPIENRMRLATEIVKAVRAKVGEKFIIIFRLSMLDFVEGGNSWDEVVQMGKAIEAAGATIINTGIGWHEARVPTIATSVPRAAFTWITERMKSEIKIPLVTTNRINTPEVAEEVLAAGHADMVSMARPFLADESFMNKAAENKSGDINTCIGCNQACLDHVFQQKRASCLVNPTACYETELTFAKAAKGKHIAVVGAGPAGLAFSAYAAQRGHKVEIFDRASEIGGQFNFAKQVPGKEEFYETLRYFNNQLSQLKVKVHLNSEQTLEQLKAANFDEVVVATGITPRELDIQGIRHPKVKTYLQVLRDKEVIGRKVAIIGAGGIGFDVASYLSEKESLTTNPEAWMQEWGVDKQYQSGGALLKARTEPAESEREIYLLQRKTTKVGAGLGKTTGWIHRAFLQKKGVQMIPGASYKAITDDGLVIDIDGKQQTLDVDHVIICAGQEPNRSLYQQLEDAGIKTHLIGGADVAAELDAKRAIRQGAELAATI is encoded by the coding sequence ATGAATAACACATCACCTTACCCGAATTTATTAGCCCCGCTGGATCTGGGGTTCACCAAAATCGCCAATCGCAGCTTAATGGGCTCTATGCATACCGGCCTTGAAGAAGAAAAGGAAGGCTTTAAAAAACTGGCGGCTTTTTATGAAGCCCGGGCCAAAGGTGGTGTCGGCCTGATCGTCACCGGCGGTATCAGCCCGAATACCCGCGGCCGGTTGGCGCCGTTTGCCGGTGAAATGAGTAAGTTCTGGCATGTGAAAAAACACAGGCTGATCACCGATGCGGTGCATAAATACGATACCAAGATTTGTATGCAAATCTTACATGCCGGCCGTTATTCTTATCATCCCTTCAGCGTCGCCCCCAGTAAATTAAAAGCGCCGATCAACCCTTTTACTCCGTCTGCACTGTCGGCGCGTCAGATCCGCGGCACCATCAAAGATTTCGCCTACTCCGCCAGCCTGGCTGCCAAAGCCGGTTATGACGGGGTTGAAATCATGGGCTCGGAAGGTTACCTGATCAACCAGTTCAGCTGTGCCCAAACCAATAAACGCACCGACGAATGGGGCGGCCCGATTGAGAATCGTATGCGTCTGGCCACGGAAATCGTTAAGGCGGTCCGGGCAAAAGTCGGTGAGAAATTTATCATTATCTTCCGTTTGTCTATGCTGGATTTTGTTGAAGGCGGTAATAGCTGGGATGAAGTGGTGCAGATGGGTAAGGCGATAGAAGCCGCCGGTGCAACTATCATCAATACCGGCATCGGCTGGCATGAAGCCCGGGTGCCGACCATAGCCACCTCAGTGCCAAGAGCCGCCTTTACCTGGATCACCGAGCGCATGAAGTCGGAAATCAAAATTCCACTGGTGACCACCAACCGCATCAATACCCCGGAAGTGGCGGAAGAAGTGCTGGCCGCCGGACATGCCGATATGGTGTCTATGGCCAGGCCTTTCCTGGCGGATGAAAGCTTTATGAATAAAGCGGCAGAAAACAAAAGTGGTGACATCAATACCTGTATCGGTTGTAACCAGGCCTGTTTAGATCATGTCTTTCAGCAAAAGCGCGCTTCTTGCCTGGTGAACCCGACCGCCTGTTATGAAACCGAATTAACTTTTGCCAAAGCGGCAAAAGGCAAACATATTGCCGTGGTGGGAGCCGGACCTGCCGGACTGGCGTTTAGTGCCTATGCGGCGCAACGGGGTCATAAGGTTGAAATTTTCGATCGCGCCAGTGAAATCGGCGGCCAGTTTAATTTTGCCAAGCAGGTGCCGGGCAAAGAAGAGTTTTACGAAACCCTGCGTTATTTCAATAACCAGCTGAGCCAGCTCAAGGTGAAGGTGCATTTAAACAGCGAACAAACGCTTGAGCAGCTTAAAGCCGCCAACTTCGATGAAGTGGTGGTGGCTACCGGTATCACGCCGAGGGAGCTGGATATCCAAGGTATCAGGCACCCGAAAGTGAAAACCTATTTGCAGGTGCTCAGGGATAAAGAAGTGATCGGCAGGAAAGTGGCCATTATCGGTGCCGGCGGTATCGGTTTTGATGTTGCTTCCTACCTGAGTGAGAAAGAGTCCCTGACCACCAACCCGGAAGCCTGGATGCAGGAGTGGGGGGTAGATAAGCAATATCAATCCGGCGGCGCCCTGTTAAAAGCCCGCACTGAGCCGGCGGAGTCTGAGCGTGAAATTTATTTGCTGCAACGTAAAACTACTAAGGTCGGTGCCGGTTTAGGTAAAACCACCGGATGGATCCACAGGGCCTTCCTGCAGAAAAAAGGTGTGCAAATGATCCCCGGGGCCAGCTATAAAGCGATCACAGATGATGGTTTAGTGATTGATATCGACGGTAAGCAGCAAACCCTGGATGTTGATCATGTCATTATTTGTGCCGGTCAGGAGCCTAACCGCAGCCTGTACCAGCAACTGGAAGATGCCGGTATTAAAACCCATCTGATCGGCGGCGCCGATGTTGCCGCCGAGCTTGATGCCAAACGTGCCATCCGTCAGGGGGCAGAATTGGCGGCGACTATCTAA
- a CDS encoding fused MFS/spermidine synthase: MFKPALPTLMLLLLAACSPWPGNAEVVHSERSLYRNIMVEDKGDLRCLRFNVKQNKSNQSCLYKSQPQQLVFNYTKLLFSGLMLNSKPGSILIIGLGGGTMSNTLHQLYPKARIENVEIDPAVIKVAREYFGFFENERVTATDQDGRLFIKRALMKKQQYDWIILDAFNGEYIPEHLLTREFLLEAKQLLSDKGILTSNTFSNSGLYAYESATYYDVFGDYFNVRNNKNENRIILTGKQPLPDIQTLGRRLPALDRQLKPFGVDIKEIFAHMTLASQERDWPQDTRVLTDQYSPANLLNIDK, encoded by the coding sequence ATGTTTAAGCCCGCTTTACCGACACTGATGCTGTTATTGCTGGCAGCCTGCTCTCCCTGGCCCGGTAATGCCGAAGTTGTCCATAGCGAGCGCTCCCTGTACCGCAACATCATGGTGGAAGACAAGGGAGATTTGCGCTGCTTAAGGTTTAACGTCAAACAGAATAAATCCAACCAAAGCTGCCTTTACAAAAGCCAGCCGCAACAGCTGGTGTTTAACTATACCAAGCTGCTGTTTTCCGGCTTAATGCTCAACAGCAAGCCAGGTAGCATACTTATCATAGGTCTGGGGGGCGGCACCATGTCCAATACCCTGCACCAGCTTTACCCGAAGGCGCGCATTGAAAATGTTGAAATAGATCCCGCGGTGATCAAGGTCGCCCGGGAGTACTTTGGCTTTTTCGAAAACGAACGCGTCACGGCAACCGATCAGGACGGACGATTATTTATCAAACGGGCGCTGATGAAAAAGCAGCAATACGACTGGATCATCCTGGACGCCTTTAACGGCGAATATATTCCCGAACACCTGCTGACACGGGAATTTCTGCTGGAAGCAAAACAACTGCTCAGCGACAAGGGGATTTTAACCTCCAATACTTTTTCCAACAGCGGTTTATACGCCTACGAATCCGCCACTTATTACGATGTTTTCGGCGATTACTTTAATGTTCGGAATAACAAAAACGAAAACCGCATTATTTTAACCGGCAAACAGCCGCTGCCGGATATCCAGACCCTGGGCCGGCGCCTGCCCGCCCTCGACCGGCAATTAAAACCTTTTGGCGTCGATATCAAAGAAATTTTCGCCCATATGACCCTGGCCTCACAGGAGCGCGACTGGCCGCAGGATACCCGGGTGTTAACGGATCAATACTCCCCGGCAAACCTGCTCAATATCGACAAATAG